Genomic window (Macaca mulatta isolate MMU2019108-1 chromosome Y, T2T-MMU8v2.0, whole genome shotgun sequence):
CGTTTTATGAGATGAGACTTACTAATATAGAAGTAAAACTTGCTCATTTggctttttgtgtatttttgtttttgttttcatttgaaaatccAGATGTCTGTCAATATTGTCGTGGTGAGGTTTATCCAAATAAACATGTAAATGAGCATGGGCCATATGTGGaattactttttctttgcactcATGCAGCTGGTTTTTTGCAGAAATCTCAGAAACCCATCCTCACATCAGGAAAAGGGCATCCTTTGGCCTACTTGTGAAGAGCTAGAGTAAGATGCTCCCACCTTTGAGATTGCTGTATGCAATTTAAAAGTTGCCATTCTTTTGCAAATGTGTAACTAATCATGATTTAGTCATTTGAAAAGCTGCCAAACTTTTATAAAACCCAGTAAGCAAAGCAGGTATGATCTTTGTCCTGACGCAGCTAAGTTCAGTCACGATTAATGGCTCGAAATATAGAATGTGTTTTCCTTTGTAGAAATTTAGTTTTGGCATACCCTAAGAAGGCATCAGAATCTGGATAAATCACGAAGTTGTGGAAGCCCAGATTTCTTTTATAGTAGCACAGAACAATGTGAGACTGCCCCAGAGGTAGTGGGTGGATTCAAGAAGTTAGATGTCTGGCTTTGCGGTAGccaggtatatatattttattctatttgcaGTGTTAACGTTTTTATTCAAATTCTTCAATCGATCCTTTATATTACTGTAATTTGTagcctttctccctccttttggAAACGGCTGCTATTTTGGTTTACAGTCTCTGATGGTTATAAAATGTTATGGAGAAATACCCCAATTTCTTGATAATTCAATAGAAAATCTCACAAGGAAATATTCTGGATGTGTTTAGTAAtaagcaaaaacttaaaaatagagtgaaaCATGACGGCATTTGAAATAGTTATCAAAAGTCTAAGGAAGTGTATATGTAAGCTTTAACCCAGAAATTCTATTTCTGTTCATTTATGAAATTTGTTTGGAGAATAATATTCAATGCAgcttaatataataatattgaaaCATTGGAAGAaattaaagtattaaatataCTTTAACTGTTAAAATGTTGGTCCATATCTACAGCTattgaaatgaaaagatattGAGGACAAATTATTGAGTGGAGTTAAAATATACTatagaagaaaatgaatgaagtcCTGGTTTTATTTGGAAAGCATTGTATAGCTTTATATAAGATATATTCTTGTTTCAGAAGTATCCAAACAAATGTTCAAGAAGCATAGTATTGATATATATCAGTTAAAAGACTTAAAGAGAACCTTGACAGGTTCTGTTAATGAGGTAATGTTAATgtaatgtaaataaatttaaacacatttattatgtgtttaaatgatatatttttattttcctgcaagtggtttcaaaaacaaacttcaaaagccttattttgttttatagtttagTTTATATGATATTATGCAGGtttttacagttaattttttatctACTCTTTAATTAGGTAAAGGAGGTAAAAACAGGCGCAGGGGTAAAAATGAGAATGAATCTGAAAAAAGAGAGCTGGTGTTTAAAGAGGATGGACAAGGTAAGACTTTTTAAGTTAGGCTTCTTTTATTaatgtgttttgttgttgctgttgataCAAATTTCAGTCTTTCTCCTAAAGGAATCTTAATCATTATCCTGAGCAGTTGTCCCCatgtttccattttcctttccctCATTTCTCATCATCTACATTTCTCCTGTACTTGTTCATTTGATTTCTTGGACATAGTAAGTCTGGATAGAGGATTTGATTGCAGcatttttgtaaatatacatTCAGTATTTTGTGTGGAAGAACACAATCTAGctgatgcctgcaatcccagccctttggaaagCAAGGTGCTTGGcttgcttgaagctaggagtttgagaccagcctgggcaacagggcagaaacctgtctctacaaaaaaaaaaaaagaaaaacaaaacaaaaattaatgggGCATGGTGTTACACAACTGGAGTCCCAGGTTCTCTGGAGGATAAGGGGAGAGGATagtttaaacccaggaggtcaagctgcagggagctatgaggGTGCCACTGtattcagcctgggtgacagagcaagaccctgtctcaagaaaaagccAAAAGTTCAGAGCAAATTAAGCATAGACTGTTATCATTAAATATTCCATACGTTGGTAATGAGTAATGTAGACCATGGTTATTTGTGAGGATAAAATCTCAAAACCTTTTTGAACCTCAAGTTCTTCAATGCCGCTAGCGCATAATCATAAAATGTCATACAATCCTAATAATTGACTAACCCATTGGATTGATAAAGGAGATATAgactaacatacaaaaaaaaaagtaagtttattGGGccacttgctttttttcttttttttctttaagtaatgAGCTTACGAAAAGTTTGTGAGATTAGTACACAACAAAGTTACATGTATTCTTCACCTAGATTCGCCAGTTTTAACCTTTTAcatcttttactttatttctatCTCTGAGTATCTGCATGTATACATGTTTTTCtaactattttgaatttttatacaGATAATTAGTAACGTGAATTTACAGACTttacccctaaatacttcagcataTATCTCATAAGATGAAGCACTTTTCCTTTACTAACTACAGTAGAATTACtataacatatttaattttaatgtaatactGTTACCTACTTCTATGCTATGCTGTTACAAGTAGGTAACCACTAACCACATATGACTATGTAGATTAATGTAACTTACAATTTAGATATGTAATAGTTCCATCACAGGTAGGTTTTCGTGAAGACTGCTAACCTCATTGATAATCTGTATTCAGATTTCTTCACAATTATTTTCAGCATGAATACATTTATTGtttaataatttataagaaaagctAGGTATGTTTCTATAGAATTTTTGGTAGTAACTTTTGTTCTAAATAAAAGCCACTAAAAAGTCAACATCTTTTAATTATATGAAACATATTTTTTGGCAAAAGACACTTATTTAGCCTTCATCTTTTTCACTTCTAATAGACGTTTACTTTACTTTCAggacaaattttttaattttcattctcattttgtttttgttttcctccatGTTTCGAAAGTGCTTAGTGATAAGCTGAGCTCACTGTATTGTTGTAAAATGGATGCAGTTGCCACATGTATAACCCCTCAAtgtagctttttctttctttctttttttttcttttttttgaggcagagtctcactttgtcggccaggctggagtgcagtggcatgatggcTCAGTGCAACatccatctcctgggctccagcatttctcctgcctcggcctcccaagtagctgagattagaggtgtgtgccactgcgcccagctaatttttgtgtttttagtagagacgaagttgtaccatgttgtccaggctggtctcaaactcctgacctcaggtattgcacctgtcttggcctcccaaagtgctgggattacaggcatgagcaaccatgcctggcctgtcatTCTTATTTTCTAAGAACTTTAGAGTATTCACCAAGGTATTCTAAAGTAAACAGGAATTTTTAATAGTTAAGCTATTATTTCTCTTTGTCACTTTTGAGTTTAAGGAGAGTGAAGATAGAGTTAGGGCTCATATGTGAGAGGTTGATGAAGCATTGTAgtgtatattttgaaatgtgcCACTTTGATGTTCAAGAGTAGAGTGTACAATCATGACAACAACAGTTGACTTACTCAAAATGAATAGGTAATTAAAATGCCTCTAGTAGCAGAAATAGCTTGCATTGGAAATGGCATTTGTAATCCTGAACAAGTTACTTGACTTAGTGTTTTATTTACTCTAAATATAAAGGCGTTAAAGTATATGAGCATAGCTGGGAGAGGTGTAGAAGTTGACAGATAAAGAATTACCTGGTTTCCCTAAAGTTAGAATGTGTGTCATTTTGAAATACTACTGTCTGAATAAATTATTCAGgctttttgctgtttgttttatgctgtttttctttgtatGTAGTTTGATCCAATTTAGCAGTAAATGAAGCTTTTATTAGCAggtaaatttattttgttgttgagttttgatcttgacacccaggctggtgtgcagtggtgttttctcagctccctgcaacctctgcctcctgagttcaagccattctcctgcctcagcctcctgagtagctgggattacaggcatctggcaccacacccagctaatttttctatctttagtagagacaaggtttcaccatgctggccaggctggtcttgaactgctgaccttgggtgattcacctgccttggcctcccaaattgctgggatttcggccatgagccaccatacctggcccaatAGCTAAATTTTAGTCATTACATTTTAACAAATGTTGAACAAGATCTCAACCTTTTTTTAATCTCCTCTCCTCAGAGTATGCTCAGGTAATCAAAATGTTGGGAAATGGACGATTGGAAGCACTGTGTTTTGATGGTGTAAAGAGGTTATGCCATATCAGAGGGAAATTGAGAAAAAAGGTAGGTGTGTGGGTTTCTTTTCCATAAAAGTTTGCTGTAAAAAAAAGTCTCTGCTTTAAATACATGGTCCAAGCAATTTATTTTTGTGAGTtcccaaaataatttatgtaacaaTGATCCATGTGACAatgtgaataaagaaaaagtctTTGATAACTTTTAGATttacttttaaagaataatttctttGTTTAACTTCTGTTGTATTCCTGCCAGAAATGTCTACCTTAGTATTGAAGAAACCAGACAAATCTAATATATAACACAAATGGTCTTGACTCAATTAAATGTTAATGctgtgaaagaatgaaaaatctTCCTTTTTACTTTAGATTAAAAGAGATTAATCGGTGCATATCCCTTCATTAGGTTTTGGATTGGGGGAAATAGTTTTAGGTGGTACTATGAAAATTGGAATATGGAATATGTTAGACAATCTATTTGTTATAATACCACATCAGGTAGTTTTATAACTTACACTGATTAAAAGTCTCTACTACtcagatttttaattaaaataataataactttttttttggctGAGCTCTGTGGAAGTAGTAGCCAgcatacacttgtagtcccagctgctcaggaggctaaggcaggatgattgcttgagcccagcccaggagttcaaggttccCATAAGCTAAAAATTGTgctaatgcactccagcctgggtgatagagcgaatCTCTATCtcagaaagcaataaaaataaaaaatctttttgatatgttaacattctttcttttccaaattaGTGGCACTTTTAGGGGTtctcttagtccatttgggctgctcaTTGACTGGGTAgattataaaaaacagaaattttatttctcatagttttggagaAAGAGAAATCTATTTAACATTTGGTGAGGACCCATTTCCTGATTATTATGTGGTGCCTTCTGGCTTAGTCCACACATGGTAGAAGTGATGAACAAGCTGCCTTGGACctcttttttaaaaccaaagaTTCCATTATTGAGTGATTAGCCCCCATCGTGTAATGACCTCGCAAAGGTCCAACCTCCTagtaccatcaccttggggattcAAATTTCACCATAAATCTTTTGAGGAACACAAACATTAAGACAAGAACGGGGCTGTATTTATGTAGATTGGGCGCTTTTTAGTCATTTTATGTAGACATATCTGTATTTTGGACAATTACATGTCTCTCAATTTCTGAGACAAAGGATCTTTTGGCAGTTTAAACTCTTGAGTAATTGAGAtaaaattgttatatatttttttaactttctaagtAAGAAAATTTTAACAAACTCAACTGGATACCGTAGTTTTTTCATGCCGTACCTTAACTATGTACTGCATACAACTATACTACAGATACATATTACAgtgtttttttcctaatttatttttaatttttgaggtgaggtctcactgtgttgtctagGCCTCTCTACATTGCCTAGGTTGTTCTCAAGCTCCTGCACTGAAGTAatcctcctggcttagcctcccagagtgctgatataggcatgagacacctcTCCTGGCatctaattaatttattattttttcacacTAGGTGAATAGTATACCTGTTTTGTACTTTAGTAAAAATGTTTAGATtcactaaacatttttttcttttgatttttattaaattaaaaatttaatgaaagtttttatttttaaaataatctgcaGTAAATGTCTTACAGGTTTGGATAAATACTTCAGACATTATATTGGTTGGTCTACGAGACTATCaggtaaaaataacatttaaatttgtGTTGTGACTTTGTATTTAAGCAGTTGTTAATGTTTGGAAGGTACTATATACTAGCATCTTTGACCCGTTCCAGCCCAGGATGATTTCTCACCATTCTGCCTGCCATCATCATTTGTTTAGGGCCAGTTGTGTTTAAGACtatagtatttttcaaatttgaaataattctCACAGATAGTTAAGGGTATATGTATTTTTGTGGAAAGacataaattttttaattctttgttttcattgctaatgtgcagtaaatattttcttgcagGCTTGGGCAAGTACTGTAGAACATTCTGTCCTAATCCATTTAAAGGCCAATGGTGTTTCAGGCATTCAGCGAGGTATTTCAGACATTGTAGTTCCCAAATGCCAGTCTGTGAAATAGTATTGGTGCAGGCTGAAATTTCAATGCTCTGAAGTCACATTAGAAGATAACATAGTTAGGATGTTCTTCATGGAACACaattgtttgtttactttttaaat
Coding sequences:
- the EIF1AY gene encoding eukaryotic translation initiation factor 1A, Y-chromosomal, which encodes MPKNKGKGGKNRRRGKNENESEKRELVFKEDGQEYAQVIKMLGNGRLEALCFDGVKRLCHIRGKLRKKVWINTSDIILVGLRDYQDNKADVILKYNADEARSLKAYGELPEHAKINETDTFGPGDDDEIQFDDIGDDDEDIDDI